One Natrinema marinum genomic window carries:
- a CDS encoding phospholipase D-like domain-containing protein — translation MREDDIYLWIHERLRTTGKVSLDGIPDQYDDPDVRNFVREYLDALVRRDIVAGHSDGQFKLEDPEAEREAYYQVLESETLPGGRGVTDETYQPVVSIPTKHQEEWKDYAEHQNINSGVWLENALAEVFETADSTLRLVVPFFELDGLLRLEDEFHQAASSGANIKFLTRELLRPADDFGHNRGRKAILELMDRFESVASSESSLSVYDFYHAIGGKQPKLDRSIHAKMIIADNQLAYVGSGELRNSSMMLNGEAGYLTRSQTDIETWTGFFDFFEAKADAVTREILEESVE, via the coding sequence GTGCGTGAGGACGACATCTACCTCTGGATTCACGAGAGGTTGCGTACCACCGGTAAGGTGTCGCTCGACGGGATTCCAGACCAGTACGATGACCCGGATGTCCGAAACTTTGTGAGAGAATACCTCGACGCTCTCGTACGGAGAGACATCGTCGCCGGGCACAGCGACGGCCAATTCAAACTCGAGGATCCAGAAGCGGAACGGGAAGCCTATTACCAGGTGTTAGAATCCGAAACACTTCCAGGAGGGAGGGGAGTGACAGACGAAACGTACCAACCGGTTGTGAGTATCCCCACCAAACATCAGGAAGAGTGGAAAGACTATGCGGAACACCAGAACATCAATTCGGGGGTCTGGTTAGAGAACGCACTCGCCGAAGTGTTCGAGACAGCCGATTCAACACTCCGATTAGTGGTACCATTCTTCGAACTTGATGGATTACTTCGCTTAGAAGACGAGTTCCATCAGGCAGCTTCGTCGGGAGCGAATATAAAATTCCTGACGAGAGAACTCTTACGACCAGCAGACGACTTCGGCCACAACCGAGGTCGAAAGGCTATTCTAGAACTTATGGATCGGTTCGAATCGGTCGCCTCCTCTGAGAGTTCACTCTCCGTGTATGATTTCTATCACGCGATTGGAGGAAAACAGCCGAAGCTGGATCGAAGCATTCATGCGAAAATGATAATTGCGGACAATCAACTTGCGTACGTCGGAAGTGGTGAGTTACGCAATAGCTCTATGATGCTTAATGGCGAAGCGGGATATCTGACGCGCAGCCAAACAGACATTGAGACGTGGACCGGTTTCTTCGATTTCTTCGAAGCCAAGGCAGACGCTGTGACACGTGAAATTCTTGAGGAGTCAGTAGAATAG